One stretch of Paenibacillus sp. FSL R5-0341 DNA includes these proteins:
- a CDS encoding MarR family transcriptional regulator, with protein sequence MDYTLEQSVGFMLGFTHRKAVALLATRFKPYDITTEQFSVLFNVDRGEGVNQKELAARVFKDQPTTARIIDLLEKKGWVERRTSEQDRRAYLLYLTKEGKALIDILVPIEREMNKELAEGISEDQMEAFKHTLSLINRNL encoded by the coding sequence ATGGACTACACACTGGAACAATCTGTTGGATTCATGCTGGGTTTCACGCATCGTAAAGCTGTAGCTTTACTTGCTACGCGGTTCAAACCTTATGATATTACGACAGAACAATTTTCTGTCCTTTTTAATGTTGACCGAGGTGAAGGTGTAAATCAGAAGGAGCTCGCTGCACGTGTCTTCAAAGACCAACCCACCACGGCCCGGATTATTGATCTGCTTGAAAAGAAAGGCTGGGTAGAACGCCGGACCAGCGAACAGGATCGCAGAGCCTATCTGTTATACCTCACCAAGGAAGGCAAAGCGTTAATCGATATCCTCGTTCCTATTGAAAGAGAAATGAATAAAGAACTTGCTGAAGGTATATCCGAAGACCAGATGGAAGCATTTAAACATACTCTTTCCCTCATTAACCGCAACTTGTAA
- a CDS encoding MFS transporter, producing the protein MKEKSTQVRLWTTDFILLMLCNFLLFLQLHMIVSPLPSYVQERFHANAFEVSLFTCLFALSAIAARLYSAKALEKGLRNAMIYIGLSIALLATLGYYFAAGIAVLLLLRMLFGIGFGMSSTAFPTMASDIVPVKRMGEGMGYFGLSTSLAMSMGPIIGVTLLQGAGFVTLMLCTAGVLVVIYPLSYSLTRKKANRTDNSTNIIPQATTSASGSQSNQKTPFNRKLILPSVLNCLLSITYGGLVGFIVLYGKEANLANPALFFLFNALAVLLVRPFAGRIYDNKGPKALLIPGAIFIAIGLILLSYATSMSTLFIAAFIYGIGYGSMQSSLQTWMIQVVSPSQRGMANGMFLNSLDLGIATGALLLGAIASMTSYTDMYRYSVMFMILFLLIYLVQGKRSGSFSIEPHALLAHTHIPATESESDQDQSKNSESGAGNTETSQSNKSKHE; encoded by the coding sequence ATGAAAGAAAAATCTACACAAGTTAGGCTATGGACCACCGATTTTATTCTGCTAATGCTGTGCAACTTCTTGCTGTTCTTGCAGTTGCACATGATCGTCTCTCCACTTCCGTCCTACGTTCAGGAACGATTTCACGCAAATGCGTTTGAGGTCAGTCTCTTCACCTGTCTGTTTGCCCTAAGTGCCATTGCAGCCCGTCTCTATTCCGCGAAAGCATTGGAGAAGGGCCTTCGTAACGCTATGATCTATATAGGACTTTCCATAGCCCTGCTGGCAACACTCGGCTATTATTTTGCTGCAGGTATAGCCGTGCTCTTATTACTGAGAATGTTGTTCGGTATCGGGTTTGGTATGAGTAGCACCGCTTTTCCAACGATGGCCTCGGACATTGTGCCCGTTAAACGAATGGGTGAAGGCATGGGTTACTTCGGGCTATCAACTAGCCTGGCTATGTCTATGGGTCCAATTATAGGGGTCACTCTGCTCCAAGGTGCAGGATTCGTAACCCTGATGTTATGTACTGCGGGTGTCCTCGTTGTCATCTATCCACTGAGTTATTCGCTGACACGCAAAAAAGCCAACAGAACCGATAACAGTACGAATATTATTCCACAGGCTACAACTAGCGCTTCAGGATCGCAATCGAATCAGAAGACGCCTTTCAACCGCAAGTTGATTCTGCCCAGTGTGCTGAATTGCCTGTTATCCATCACGTATGGTGGGCTTGTCGGATTCATCGTCTTGTATGGCAAGGAAGCCAATCTGGCCAATCCTGCACTGTTCTTTTTGTTCAATGCACTCGCCGTGTTACTGGTTAGACCATTTGCAGGACGGATCTATGACAACAAAGGTCCCAAAGCGTTGCTCATTCCAGGGGCCATATTTATTGCTATCGGGCTCATTCTGCTCTCATATGCAACCTCCATGTCTACCCTGTTCATTGCTGCCTTTATCTACGGGATTGGTTATGGTTCCATGCAGTCCTCTCTCCAAACCTGGATGATTCAGGTGGTCTCTCCTTCACAACGGGGGATGGCTAACGGCATGTTTTTGAACTCGCTGGATCTGGGTATTGCGACTGGTGCACTTCTACTTGGTGCCATTGCGTCCATGACCAGTTATACCGATATGTACCGTTATTCCGTGATGTTCATGATTTTGTTCTTGCTTATATATCTGGTTCAGGGAAAACGAAGCGGCAGCTTCTCCATTGAACCTCATGCTCTGCTCGCTCATACTCATATCCCTGCAACGGAATCAGAATCAGATCAAGATCAATCCAAGAATTCAGAATCTGGAGCCGGCAATACCGAAACTAGCCAGTCGAATAAGAGCAAACACGAATGA